A window of the Xenopus laevis strain J_2021 chromosome 9_10L, Xenopus_laevis_v10.1, whole genome shotgun sequence genome harbors these coding sequences:
- the gypc.L gene encoding glycophorin-C isoform X2, translated as MNNFTTTPPAENGGGVDAAIIGGVAVAVIVVFICLLIVVLRYLYRQKGTYHTNEAKGTEFAENADAALKNDPSLQEAVDETKKEYFI; from the exons ATGAATAACTTCACCACAACGCCAC CTGCAGAGAATGGAGGGGGAGTGGATGCAGCCATTATTGGAG GTGTGGCAGTTGCTGTCATTGTGGTATTTATCTGCCTGTTGATTGTGGTTCTTCGCTATCTATATCGGCAGAAGGGCACATACCATACCAACGAGGCCAAGGGTACTGAATTTGCCGAAAATGCTGATGCAGCCCTGAAAAATGACCCCTCTCTCCAGGAGGCCGTAGATGAAACCAAAAAGGAATATTTCATCTGA
- the gypc.L gene encoding glycophorin-C isoform X1, giving the protein MLHIRRAVICYFNSILPTDILHRVTNAAENGGGVDAAIIGGVAVAVIVVFICLLIVVLRYLYRQKGTYHTNEAKGTEFAENADAALKNDPSLQEAVDETKKEYFI; this is encoded by the exons ATGTTACACATAAGAAGAGCAGTCATATGTTACTTTAACTCAATCTTACCTACAGATATCCTCCACCGGGTCACTAATG CTGCAGAGAATGGAGGGGGAGTGGATGCAGCCATTATTGGAG GTGTGGCAGTTGCTGTCATTGTGGTATTTATCTGCCTGTTGATTGTGGTTCTTCGCTATCTATATCGGCAGAAGGGCACATACCATACCAACGAGGCCAAGGGTACTGAATTTGCCGAAAATGCTGATGCAGCCCTGAAAAATGACCCCTCTCTCCAGGAGGCCGTAGATGAAACCAAAAAGGAATATTTCATCTGA